A single region of the Populus nigra chromosome 2, ddPopNigr1.1, whole genome shotgun sequence genome encodes:
- the LOC133682706 gene encoding DEAD-box ATP-dependent RNA helicase 41 isoform X1 yields MGDVNRENQGRTSMSTPLVDGLTVSEAAGDDVKKTSRDQREALPGEPICVVCGRYGEYICDQTDSDICSLECKQTLLGRAADTHLPVGHPLPKRLAATDECFYVRDSESPLTSDQTELLRRKLEIHVKGDSVPDPILSFSSCNLPEKLLHNIQTLGYDMPTPIQMQGIAAALTGKSLLASADTGSGKTASFLVPVVSRCATFRHGNLSKSKKPLAMVLTPTRELCIQVEEQAKLLGKGLPFKTALVIGGDAMPRQLYRIQQGVELIVGTPGRLIDLLAKHDIELDDIMILVLDEVDCMLQQGFRDQVMQIFRALSQPQVLMYSATMSQEVEKMASSMAKDLIFVSIGQPNRPSKAVKQLAIWVESKQKKQKLFDILMSKQHFLPPSIVYVGSRIGADLLSNAITVTTGLKALSIHGEKSMKERREIMKSFLVGEVPLVVATGVLGRGVDLLGVRQVIVFDMPNCIKEYVHQIGRASRMGEDGTSIVFVNEENRNLFPDLVEVLKSSGAVIPRELVNSRYVKRSFPMGKGQRKRKYGS; encoded by the exons ATGGGAGACGTTAACAGAGAGAATCAGGGCCGAACTTCAATGAGCACACCACTTGTTGATGGACTCACTG TGTCTGAGGCTGCGGGAGATGATGTGAAAAAGACCTCTAGAGACCAGAGAGAAGCGCTGCCCGGGGAGCCTATATGTGTTGTTTGTGGTCGCTATGGTGAGTATATATGTGATCAGACTGATTCTGATATTTGCAgcttggaatgcaaacaaactCTCTTAGGGAGGGCTGCTGACACCCACCTTCCAGTTGGCCACCCACTTCCTAAACGACTGGCTGCAACTGATGAGTGCTTTTATGTTAGAGACTCAGAATCTCCTTTAACTAGCGATCAAACAGAACTGCTGAGGAGGAAGCTTGAAATCCATGTGAAGGGAGACTCAGTTCCAGATCCCATTTTGTCTTTCTCTTCTTGTAATCTTCCTGAGAAACTCCTGCACAACATACAGACTTTAGGATATGACATGCCGACACCTATACAGATGCAAGGTATTGCGGCTGCTTTGACAGGAAAAAGTCTGCTTGCATCAGCTGACACTGGCTCAGGGAAAACTGCATCCTTTCTGGTTCCTGTTGTTTCTCGTTGTGCGACTTTTAGGCATGGGAACTTATCTAAAAGTAAAAAGCCACTAGCGATGGTTTTAACTCCAACCAGGGAGCTTTGTATACAGGTTGAGGAACAGGCTAAATTGCTAGGAAAGGGTTTGCCTTTTAAAACTGCCCTTGTGATTGGCGGTGATGCCATGCCTAGACAACTGTACCGCATTCAGCAGGGTGTGGAACTCATTGTGGGAACTCCTGGTAGGCTTATTGATCTCTTAGCAAAGCACGATATTGAACTAGATGACATAATGATATTGGTCCTGGATGAGGTGGactgcatgcttcaacagggcTTCCGAGATCAGGTTATGCAGATTTTCAGGGCTCTCTCACAACCCCAAGTGTTGATGTATTCGGCTACAATGTCACAAGAGGTAGAGAAGATGGCAAGCTCTATGgcaaaagatttaatttttgtttccatTGGCCAGCCTAACAGACCAAGTAAGGCCGTGAAGCAGCTGGCTATCTGGGTGGAGtcaaaacaaaagaagcaaAAGCTTTTTGACATATTGATGAGCAAGCAGCATTTTCTACCACCATCAATTGTATATGTGGGTTCCCGAATTGGGGCAGATCTCCTATCTAATGCAATCACAGTCACCACTGGATTGAAGGCCCTATCAATTCATGGAGAGAAGTCTATGAAGGAGAGACGAGAGATAATGAAGTCATTTTTGGTTGGAGAGGTTCCTCTGGTTGTGGCTACTGGGGTTTTGGGTCGGGGAGTTGATCTCTTGGGCGTGAGACAGGTAATAGTGTTTGATATGCCCAATTGCATTAAGGAGTATGTCCATCAGATTGGGAGGGCATCACGAATGGGAGAGGATGGTACATCTattgtatttgttaatgaggAGAACAGGAATTTATTTCCAGATTTGGTTGAAGTCTTAAAATCTTCCGGAGCTGTGATCCCTCGTGAGCTTGTTAATTCAAGGTATGTGAAGCGTTCTTTTCCTATGGGCAAGGGCCAGAGAAAGCGAAAGTATGGTTCATGA
- the LOC133682706 gene encoding DEAD-box ATP-dependent RNA helicase 41 isoform X2 translates to MSTPLVDGLTVSEAAGDDVKKTSRDQREALPGEPICVVCGRYGEYICDQTDSDICSLECKQTLLGRAADTHLPVGHPLPKRLAATDECFYVRDSESPLTSDQTELLRRKLEIHVKGDSVPDPILSFSSCNLPEKLLHNIQTLGYDMPTPIQMQGIAAALTGKSLLASADTGSGKTASFLVPVVSRCATFRHGNLSKSKKPLAMVLTPTRELCIQVEEQAKLLGKGLPFKTALVIGGDAMPRQLYRIQQGVELIVGTPGRLIDLLAKHDIELDDIMILVLDEVDCMLQQGFRDQVMQIFRALSQPQVLMYSATMSQEVEKMASSMAKDLIFVSIGQPNRPSKAVKQLAIWVESKQKKQKLFDILMSKQHFLPPSIVYVGSRIGADLLSNAITVTTGLKALSIHGEKSMKERREIMKSFLVGEVPLVVATGVLGRGVDLLGVRQVIVFDMPNCIKEYVHQIGRASRMGEDGTSIVFVNEENRNLFPDLVEVLKSSGAVIPRELVNSRYVKRSFPMGKGQRKRKYGS, encoded by the exons ATGAGCACACCACTTGTTGATGGACTCACTG TGTCTGAGGCTGCGGGAGATGATGTGAAAAAGACCTCTAGAGACCAGAGAGAAGCGCTGCCCGGGGAGCCTATATGTGTTGTTTGTGGTCGCTATGGTGAGTATATATGTGATCAGACTGATTCTGATATTTGCAgcttggaatgcaaacaaactCTCTTAGGGAGGGCTGCTGACACCCACCTTCCAGTTGGCCACCCACTTCCTAAACGACTGGCTGCAACTGATGAGTGCTTTTATGTTAGAGACTCAGAATCTCCTTTAACTAGCGATCAAACAGAACTGCTGAGGAGGAAGCTTGAAATCCATGTGAAGGGAGACTCAGTTCCAGATCCCATTTTGTCTTTCTCTTCTTGTAATCTTCCTGAGAAACTCCTGCACAACATACAGACTTTAGGATATGACATGCCGACACCTATACAGATGCAAGGTATTGCGGCTGCTTTGACAGGAAAAAGTCTGCTTGCATCAGCTGACACTGGCTCAGGGAAAACTGCATCCTTTCTGGTTCCTGTTGTTTCTCGTTGTGCGACTTTTAGGCATGGGAACTTATCTAAAAGTAAAAAGCCACTAGCGATGGTTTTAACTCCAACCAGGGAGCTTTGTATACAGGTTGAGGAACAGGCTAAATTGCTAGGAAAGGGTTTGCCTTTTAAAACTGCCCTTGTGATTGGCGGTGATGCCATGCCTAGACAACTGTACCGCATTCAGCAGGGTGTGGAACTCATTGTGGGAACTCCTGGTAGGCTTATTGATCTCTTAGCAAAGCACGATATTGAACTAGATGACATAATGATATTGGTCCTGGATGAGGTGGactgcatgcttcaacagggcTTCCGAGATCAGGTTATGCAGATTTTCAGGGCTCTCTCACAACCCCAAGTGTTGATGTATTCGGCTACAATGTCACAAGAGGTAGAGAAGATGGCAAGCTCTATGgcaaaagatttaatttttgtttccatTGGCCAGCCTAACAGACCAAGTAAGGCCGTGAAGCAGCTGGCTATCTGGGTGGAGtcaaaacaaaagaagcaaAAGCTTTTTGACATATTGATGAGCAAGCAGCATTTTCTACCACCATCAATTGTATATGTGGGTTCCCGAATTGGGGCAGATCTCCTATCTAATGCAATCACAGTCACCACTGGATTGAAGGCCCTATCAATTCATGGAGAGAAGTCTATGAAGGAGAGACGAGAGATAATGAAGTCATTTTTGGTTGGAGAGGTTCCTCTGGTTGTGGCTACTGGGGTTTTGGGTCGGGGAGTTGATCTCTTGGGCGTGAGACAGGTAATAGTGTTTGATATGCCCAATTGCATTAAGGAGTATGTCCATCAGATTGGGAGGGCATCACGAATGGGAGAGGATGGTACATCTattgtatttgttaatgaggAGAACAGGAATTTATTTCCAGATTTGGTTGAAGTCTTAAAATCTTCCGGAGCTGTGATCCCTCGTGAGCTTGTTAATTCAAGGTATGTGAAGCGTTCTTTTCCTATGGGCAAGGGCCAGAGAAAGCGAAAGTATGGTTCATGA
- the LOC133683061 gene encoding uncharacterized protein LOC133683061, translated as MKKKAGGFLKRVMSVLASMAKAKTLALKSKTNALRTRLIIFSLLGNKKIMMSSITEKLHSLMGQHEKDQEEALELECLDQNKALVFHNHLDSMSPLLNPTDTELMENIVAEDGQDNIIGYVYEEAGDGEEKYPDLTHSLFDSEGVEFEDSGVSVIDMVKNSKQEGETFSLEDEIDHVADLFIKRFHHQMRLQKQLSMKRYQEMLQGATA; from the coding sequence ATGAAGAAGAAAGCAGGTGGGTTCTTGAAGAGGGTAATGTCCGTGTTGGCATCCATGGCCAAGGCTAAAACTCTGGCTCTGAAGAGCAAGACCAATGCCTTGAGGACGCGGTTGATAATATTCTCTCTACTCGGAAACAAGAAGATTATGATGAGCTCCATTACTGAGAAGCTCCATTCTCTGATGGGGCAGCATGAAAAGGATCAAGAAGAAGCATTGGAATTGGAATGCTTAGATCAAAACAAGGCCTTAGTGTTCCATAACCACCTCGACTCTATGTCGCCCCTCCTCAATCCTACTGACACCGAGTTGATGGAGAATATTGTTGCAGAGGATGGCCAAGATAACATTATTGGCTATGTCTATGAAGAAGCTGGCGATGGCGAGGAGAAGTATCCAGACCTTACCCACTCGCTTTTTGACTCTGAAGGTGTAGAGTTTGAAGATTCAGGAGTGTCGGTGATAGACATGGTAAAGAATTCAAAGCAAGAAGGGGAGACGTTCAGCTTGGAAGACGAGATAGACCATGTGGCAGATTTGTTCATCAAGAGATTCCATCACCAGATGAGGCTGCAGAAGCAACTATCCATGAAGAGGTATCAGGAGATGCTTCAAGGGGCTACtgcttaa
- the LOC133683060 gene encoding uncharacterized protein LOC133683060, with protein MEVHPRVNSMLAKRLWNVLRVTFFMIRKGLVSKRKLIMDMNLMMKRGKLLRKSLSNLMSLHHHTHHHHSKDLARGSFGLQEYEFSCSNSPDLVFFRMPKRKHHYFPCINLPEVIEEEQLEAEESKGAVVMVPKTPEYTFNIHFDHASEFAPGEKRSPLLSPFSVRVSDYSSEDENDGGNVQVDDEAEEFIRRFYEQLRVQSRMQLLQYQEA; from the coding sequence ATGGAGGTGCATCCAAGGGTAAACTCTATGTTAGCCAAGAGGCTATGGAATGTTTTGAGGGTAACCTTCTTTATGATAAGGAAGGGATTGGTTTCAAAGAGGAAGTTGATCATGGACATGAATCTCATGATGAAGAGAGGGAAGCTCTTGAGGAAGTCCTTAAGCAACCTCATGTCCCTCCACCACCATACCCACCATCATCACTCAAAGGATTTGGCACGCGGTAGCTTCGGCTTACAAGAATATGAATTCTCATGCAGCAACAGTCCTGATCTTGTTTTTTTCCGCATGCCAAAACGCAAACACCATTATTTCCCCTGTATCAATCTCCCCGAGGTCATAGAAGAGGAGCAGCTTGAAGCAGAGGAGAGCAAGGGCGCAGTTGTCATGGTTCCAAAGACTCCTGAGTACACTTTCAACATCCATTTTGATCACGCCTCTGAGTTCGCTCCGGGAGAGAAGCGAAGCCCTCTTCTCTCCCCGTTCTCGGTAAGAGTGTCAGATTATTCATCAGAAGATGAGAATGATGGTGGGAATGTACAGGTTGACGATGAAGCTGAAGAATTCATCAGAAGGTTTTATGAGCAGCTAAGGGTACAAAGTCGCATGCAATTGCTGCAGTATCAGGAAGCCTAA
- the LOC133683059 gene encoding probable magnesium transporter NIPA8, protein MGEWVIGAFINLFGSIAINFGTNLLKLGHNERERHSTQDNVGTSGKVPVKPIIYFQTWRVGILFFFLGNCLNFISFGYAAQSLLAALGSIQFVSNIAFAYFVLNKMVTVKVLVATAFIVLGNIFLVAFGNHQSPVYTPEQLAEKYSNMTFLFYCLVLILLVALHHYIYRRGEIILAISGQDLRPYWQMLLPFSYAVVSGAVGSCSVLFAKSLSNLLRLAMSSDYQLHSWFTYSILLLFLSTAGFWMTRLNEGLALFDAILIVPMFQIVWTFFSICTGFVYFQEYQVFDALRTTMFILGMTSVFVGISLLAPDESKGGEVKDNASLVPVVSSSISIETDRLVISSEDAQNKDPRSYAQAMVIKIKEVLAKAKTACSLSLGFGEDSINASAVLVMPMVSSKITGFRGTVFDRPKFFSLRNSGWSKISMDDDGVNVLETNPVLPQTL, encoded by the exons ATGGGGGAGTGGGTCATCGGAGCTTTTATCAATCTTTTTGGCAGCATTGCTATCAACTTTGGGACTAACCTTCTTAAATTGGGTCATAATGAG AGAGAGAGGCATTCCACGCAAGACAATGTGGGAACAAGTGGGAAGGTTCCTGTGAAGCCTATCATATATTTCCAGACATGGAGAGTTG gtattctatttttctttcttgggaATTGCCTTAATTTCATTTCCTTTGGATATGCTGCTCAG TCGCTTCTTGCAGCCTTGGGATCTATTCAATTTGTATCAAACATTGCATTTGCTTACTTCGTGTTGAACAAAATGGTCACTGTCAA agTCCTAGTAGCCACAGCCTTTATTGTTCTTGGAAATATATTTCTTGTTGCTTTTGGCAACCATCAGTCTCCTG TGTACACACCAGAGCAGTTGGCAGAGAAATACAGCAATATGACATTCCTCTTTTACTGTCTGGTATTGATACTTCTTGTTGCCTTGCACCACTACATTTACAG GAGAGGAGAAATTATACTTGCCATTTCAGGACAAGATCTTAGACCTTATTGGCAAATGTTGCTTCCTTTCTCCTATGCTGTAGTTTCGGGTGCGGTAGGATCGTGCTCAGTATTGTTTGCCAAATCTCT CTCCAATCTGTTAAGATTGGCCATGTCTAGTGATTATCAGCTGCACAGCTGGTTTACTTACTCCATACTTCTTCTATTTCTTAGTACAGCCGGATTTTGG ATGACAAGGTTGAATGAAGGATTGGCACTCTTTGATGCAATTCTCATTGTGCCGATGTTTCAGATTGTTTGGACTTTCTTTTCCATTTGTACAGGATTTGTATATTTTCAGGAATACCAG GTATTTGATGCGCTAAGGACAACAATGTTCATACTAGGGATGACATCCGTATTCGTTGGAATTTCTCTGCTTGCACCAGATGAGTCCAAAG GTGGAGAGGTCAAAGATAATGCATCTTTGGTTCCAGTTGTGTCTTCAAGCATTTCAATTGAAACAGACAG GCTGGTCATCTCATCTGAAGATGCACAAAATAAAGATCCGAGATCATACGCGCAAGCAATggtgataaaaattaaagaggtGTTAGCCAAGGCAAAG ACTGCTTGTTCATTATCACTAGGTTTCGGAGAGGATTCCATCAATGCATCTGCTGTTCTTGTGATGCCCATGGTGTCTTCAAAAATAACTGGCTTCAGAGGAACCGTCTTTGACCGACCTAAGTTTTTTTCCCTAAGAAATTCTGGTTGGAGTAAGATTTCAATGGATGATGATGGTGTAAATGTATTAGAAACAAACCCAGTGCTTCCTCAAACCCTTTGA
- the LOC133683071 gene encoding DNA cross-link repair protein SNM1 isoform X1 produces MSTIGGAGGDYDSKEEWTEFEWSEDALSIIENIEEQSYQIHPSIKQEEEEDGDGGDGSFSAEFYRCGTDWSYLSPAAEVVEPSHSRNLKQANLWQMWGQNKPSSLSSPPPKKKLKPTQFCSQGKAASSSPKHNRPRACPFYKRIPDTGFSVDAFRYGPIPGCSAYFLTHFHYDHYGGLTKGWSHGPIYCTPLTARLLTICLSLNSLYIHPLELDTEYVIQGVKVTLLEANHCPGAALLHLRLPTGLCYLHTGDFRASKLMQAHPLLAKNRVNVLYLDTTYCNPKYKFPSKEDVLSYVVRVTKSSLKKQPKTLVVVGAYSIGKESVYLAISKALGVKIYANNSRRRILQSFGWPDLSTNLCTQATDTCLHVLPISSLRYETLKDYLKNHVNQYAAVLAFRPTGWTYSEGLGRELDLIRPSTRGNITIYGVPYSEHSSFTELREFVEFLKPDKIIPTVNVGNPDNRDKMQSYFREWLKG; encoded by the exons ATGAGCACAATCGGCGGCGCCGGAGGAGATTATGATTCCAAAGAAGAATGGACCGAATTTGAATGGTCGGAAGATGCGCTCTCAATTATAGAGAATATTGAGGAGCAAAGTTACCAGATTCATCCATCGattaaacaagaagaagaagaagatggagatGGTGGTGATGGGAGTTTCTCTGCCGAATTCTATCGGTGTGGAACCGATTGGTCTTACCTGTCGCCGGCGGCTGAAGTAGTTGAACCTTCCCATTCAAGAAATCTGAAACAGGCGAATCTATGGCAGATGTGGGGCCAAAACAAACCTTCTTCCCTTTCCTCTCCGCCTCCGAAGAAGAAGCTGAAGCCAACTCAATTTTGCAGCCAAGGCAAGGCGGCTTCCTCGTCTCCTAAGCATAACCGCCCTCGCGCTTGCCCTTTCTATAAACGGATTCCAG ATACAGGTTTCTCAGTTGATGCATTCCGGTATGGTCCGATCCCAGGATGCTCTGCGTACTTCCTGACCCACTTCCATTATGATCATTACGGTGGCCTTACCAAAGGATGGTCTCATGGCCCTATTTATTGTACTCCTCTCACTGCTCGCCTCCTTACAATCTGTCTCTCCCTCAATTCCTT ATATATTCATCCATTGGAACTTGACACAGAATATGTTATTCAAGGAGTTAAAGTAACATTACTAGAAGCTAATCACTGTCCCGGTGCTGCTCTCCTTCATCTCCGTCTCCCGACTGGACTCTGCTATTTGCACACTGGAGATTTCAGGGCTTCTAAACTTATGCAGGCCCATCCACTTCTTGCAAAGAACAGAGTTAACGTGCTTTACTTAGATACAACCTATTGCAATCCAAAGTACAA GTTTCCTTCTAAGGAAGATGTGTTGAGTTATGTTGTTAGAGTTACTAAGAGTTCTCTCAAAAAGCAACCTAAAACCCTTGTTGTTGTCGGAGCGTATAGTATTGGCAAAGAGAGTGTTTATCTTGCCATTTCCAAGGCATTAGGG GTTAAAATATATGCAAATAATTCAAGGAGACGGATTCTGCAATCTTTTGGTTGGCCTGATCTTTCGACGAATCTTTGTACACAAGCTACAGACACATGTCTTCATGTGCTGCCCATATCTTCCCTGCGATATGAG ACCTTGAAGGATTACTTGAAGAATCATGTAAATCAGTATGCAGCAGTTTTGGCATTCCGGCCAACAG GCTGGACTTACTCAGAAGGTTTAGGCAGAGAGCTTGATCTAATTAGGCCTAGCACTCGAGGCAACATCACAATATATG GAGTTCCATACAGTGAGCACTCTAGTTTCACAGAGCTGAGAGAGTTTGTCGAG TTTTTGAAGCCTGACAAGATAATTCCTACAGTCAATGTTGGGAATCCAGATAATCGAGATAAGATGCAATCTTATTTCCGGGAATGGCTTAAAGGGTAG
- the LOC133683071 gene encoding DNA cross-link repair protein SNM1 isoform X2, which produces MSTIGGAGGDYDSKEEWTEFEWSEDALSIIENIEEQSYQIHPSIKQEEEEDGDGGDGSFSAEFYRCGTDWSYLSPAAEVVEPSHSRNLKQANLWQMWGQNKPSSLSSPPPKKKLKPTQFCSQGKAASSSPKHNRPRACPFYKRIPDTGFSVDAFRYGPIPGCSAYFLTHFHYDHYGGLTKGWSHGPIYCTPLTARLLTICLSLNSLYIHPLELDTEYVIQGVKVTLLEANHCPGAALLHLRLPTGLCYLHTGDFRASKLMQAHPLLAKNRVNVLYLDTTYCNPKYKFPSKEDVLSYVVRVTKSSLKKQPKTLVVVGAYSIGKESVYLAISKALGVKIYANNSRRRILQSFGWPDLSTNLCTQATDTCLHVLPISSLRYETLKDYLKNHVNQYAAVLAFRPTGWTYSEGLGRELDLIRPSTRGNITIYAVREADFWSSSVSMF; this is translated from the exons ATGAGCACAATCGGCGGCGCCGGAGGAGATTATGATTCCAAAGAAGAATGGACCGAATTTGAATGGTCGGAAGATGCGCTCTCAATTATAGAGAATATTGAGGAGCAAAGTTACCAGATTCATCCATCGattaaacaagaagaagaagaagatggagatGGTGGTGATGGGAGTTTCTCTGCCGAATTCTATCGGTGTGGAACCGATTGGTCTTACCTGTCGCCGGCGGCTGAAGTAGTTGAACCTTCCCATTCAAGAAATCTGAAACAGGCGAATCTATGGCAGATGTGGGGCCAAAACAAACCTTCTTCCCTTTCCTCTCCGCCTCCGAAGAAGAAGCTGAAGCCAACTCAATTTTGCAGCCAAGGCAAGGCGGCTTCCTCGTCTCCTAAGCATAACCGCCCTCGCGCTTGCCCTTTCTATAAACGGATTCCAG ATACAGGTTTCTCAGTTGATGCATTCCGGTATGGTCCGATCCCAGGATGCTCTGCGTACTTCCTGACCCACTTCCATTATGATCATTACGGTGGCCTTACCAAAGGATGGTCTCATGGCCCTATTTATTGTACTCCTCTCACTGCTCGCCTCCTTACAATCTGTCTCTCCCTCAATTCCTT ATATATTCATCCATTGGAACTTGACACAGAATATGTTATTCAAGGAGTTAAAGTAACATTACTAGAAGCTAATCACTGTCCCGGTGCTGCTCTCCTTCATCTCCGTCTCCCGACTGGACTCTGCTATTTGCACACTGGAGATTTCAGGGCTTCTAAACTTATGCAGGCCCATCCACTTCTTGCAAAGAACAGAGTTAACGTGCTTTACTTAGATACAACCTATTGCAATCCAAAGTACAA GTTTCCTTCTAAGGAAGATGTGTTGAGTTATGTTGTTAGAGTTACTAAGAGTTCTCTCAAAAAGCAACCTAAAACCCTTGTTGTTGTCGGAGCGTATAGTATTGGCAAAGAGAGTGTTTATCTTGCCATTTCCAAGGCATTAGGG GTTAAAATATATGCAAATAATTCAAGGAGACGGATTCTGCAATCTTTTGGTTGGCCTGATCTTTCGACGAATCTTTGTACACAAGCTACAGACACATGTCTTCATGTGCTGCCCATATCTTCCCTGCGATATGAG ACCTTGAAGGATTACTTGAAGAATCATGTAAATCAGTATGCAGCAGTTTTGGCATTCCGGCCAACAG GCTGGACTTACTCAGAAGGTTTAGGCAGAGAGCTTGATCTAATTAGGCCTAGCACTCGAGGCAACATCACAATATATG CTGTTCGAGAGGCTGATTTTTGGTCCTCTAGTGTTTCAATGttttaa
- the LOC133683070 gene encoding ATP-dependent zinc metalloprotease FTSH 2, chloroplastic gives MAASSACLVGNGLSTSNAKRNLTKEFCGSHLFVSTSVPLCKTSRILTVKAVLDKRRHEGRRGFLKLLIGNVGIVGSTLLGGGKAFADDQGVSSSRMSYSRFLEYLDKDRVKKVDLFENGTIAIVEAVSPELGNRVQRVRVQLPGLSQELLQKFREKNIDFAAHNAQEESGSLLFNLIGNLAFPLILIGGLFLLSRRSSGGMGGPGGPGFPLAFGQSKAKFQMEPSTGVTFDDVAGVDEAKQDFMEVVEFLKKPERFTAVGARIPKGVLLVGPPGTGKTLLAKAIAGEAGVPFFSISGSEFVEMFVGVGASRVRDLFKKAKENAPCIVFVDEIDAVGRQRGTGIGGGNDEREQTLNQLLTEMDGFEGNTGIIVIAATNRADILDSALLRPGRFDRQVSVDVPDIRGRTEILKVHAGNKKFDADVSLDVISMRTPGFSGADLANLLNEAAILAGRRGKTAISSKEIDDSIDRIVAGMEGTVMTDGKSKSLVAYHEVGHAVCGTLTPGHDAVQKVTLIPRGQARGLTWFIPTDDPTLISKQQLFARIVGGLGGRAAEEVIFGEPEVTTGAAGDLQQITGLAKQMVTTFGMSEIGPWSLMDASAQSADVFMRMMARNSMSEKLAEDIDAAVKRISDGAYEIALSHIRSNREAIDKIVEVLLEKETMTGDEFRAILSEFVEIPTENRVPPAVPSPVSV, from the exons ATGGCAGCGTCGTCGGCATGCCTTGTAGGAAATGGTTTATCGACCAGTAATGCCAAACGGAATTTGACGAAGGAGTTCTGTGGCAGTCATCTTTTTGTTTCTACCAGTGTTCCGTTATGTAAGACTTCAAGAATTTTAACTGTTAAGGCAGTTTTGGACAAGAGACGGCATGAAGGAAGAAGGGGTTTTCTGAAGCTGTTGATTGGGAATGTTGGGATTGTTGGATCCACTTTGCTAGGAGGTGGGAAAGCATTTGCTGATGACCAAGGGGTTTCTTCCTCCAGGATGTCATATTCTAGGTTTTTGGAGTATTTGGATAAGGATAGGGTGAAAAAGGTAGACTTGTTTGAGAACGGAACCATTGCTATCGTAGAGGCTGTTTCACCTGAGTTGGGTAACCGGGTGCAGCGAGTTCGTGTTCAACTTCCAGGGCTCAGCCAAGAGCTTCTTCAGAAGTTTAGAGAGAAGAACATTGACTTTGCAGCACATAATGCTCAGGAAGAATCAGGTTCCTTGCTATTCAACTTGATTGGGAATCTGGCATTTCCTTTAATCTTAATTGGAGGCCTGTTCCTTCTTTCTCGACGTTCATCAGGAGGAATGGGTGGGCCTGGTGGGCCTGGTTTCCCCTTAGCTTTCGGTCAATCTAAGGCAAAGTTCCAAATGGAACCAAGCACAGGTGTGACATTTGATGATGTTGCTGGAGTGGATGAAGCCAAGCAGGATTTCATGGAGGTAGTGGAGTTTCTTAAGAAGCCTGAGAGATTCACTGCAGTAGGGGCTCGCATTCCAAAAGGCGTTCTTCTTGTTGGGCCTCCAGGTACTGGGAAAACTCTTCTGGCCAAGGCAATTGCTGGTGAAGCGGGTGTTCCATTTTTCTCCATTTCAGGTTCGGAGTTTGTTGAGATGTTTGTCGGTGTTGGAGCCTCTAGAGTCCGGGATCTCTTCAAGAAGGCCAAAGAGAATGCTCCTTGCATTGTATTTGTGGATGAAATTGATGCTGTGGGAAGGCAAAGAGGAACAGGAATCGGTGGAGGAAACGATGAAAGAGAGCAGACACTAAACCAGCTTCTGACAGAAATGGATGGTTTTGAGGGTAATACTGGCATCATTGTTATTGCGGCAACTAACAGGGCGGACATTCTTGACTCTGCCTTGTTGAGGCCGGGACGGTTTGACAGACAG GTGAGTGTTGATGTCCCGGATATTCGAGGAAGAACAGAGATACTAAAAGTTCATGCCGGCAATAAGAAATTTGATGCTGATGTGTCTCTTGATGTGATATCCATGAGAACACCTGGTTTCAGTGGGGCTGATCTCGCAAATCTCTTGAATGAGGCAGCTATTCTAGCTGGTCGGCGTGGAAAGACAGCAATTTCATCTAAAGAGATTGATGATTCAATTGATAGGATTGTCGCTGGAATGGAAGGAACTGTTATGACGGATGGAAAGAGTAAAAGTCTCGTTGCATATCATGAAGTTGGGCATGCTGTTTGCGG aactTTGACTCCAGGGCATGATGCGGTTCAGAAAGTCACCCTAATTCCACGTGGCCAGGCGCGGGGCCTCACCTGGTTTATTCCTACAGATGACCCCACGTTGATCTCTAAGCAACAACTTTTTGCAAGAATAGTTGGAGGATTAGGTGGCAGAGCTGCTGAAGAAGTGATATTTGGTGAGCCTGAGGTGACCACAGGGGCAGCCGGTGATTTGCAGCAGATCACCGGTCTGGCTAAGCAG ATGGTAACCACGTTTGGAATGTCAGAAATTGGACCATGGTCACTAATGGATGCATCAGCTCAAAGCGCTGATGTCTTCATGAGAATGATGGCAAGGAATTCGATGTCAGAAAAGCTCGCAGAAGACATTGATGCTGCTGTGAAGAGGATATCAGACGGTGCATATGAAATTGCTTTGAGCCACATAAGGAGCAACCGTGAAGCCATTGATAAGATTGTCGAAGTCCTCCTTGAGAAGGAAACTATGACCGGTGATGAGTTCCGAGCAATCCTCTCTGAGTTTGTTGAGATTCCCACCGAAAATCGGGTCCCCCCTGCAGTTCCCTCCCCTGTGTCAGTGTAA